The segment TGAAGAGATTCAGGTCAAATTCAAGATGATTTCatatcaaaaaaaataaaaaaatatatataaataaaaatcttaAATAATAAAGAGATGATTGTCTGTGTCactgaagtttttattttagttacATCTAACATTAGAGGTAAAAATTAATAAATCCGGAGAAGTTAAATTCCAATCGGCTTCTTATTAAACTATCAAATATctactgtttattttatttttgttcaaaaGAATTCATAAAATCAAAAATTATCTTAAACGTTCTTGTTTATGAAGCAGCTTTATGAAACATTATTTATGCTTATAGTCCAGAAATGATAATGAAtgtgttattttatatatttatactttaCTTCTAATTATTTTAGTTCGTTTGAGAAGAAAAAGTCACGATGAAATAGAAAAAACTGTCACAGGCTGAAAAGATGATCCGTAGatattaacatttaattattagttattattagTTGGAGCggagtctgggcttccctgcttgggctgctgccccgcgacccggcccggataagcggatgaagatggatggatttgtcGGATTTCAATGGATTCACATATtttgatgttttaatttaaatgtttaacgGTGTGAAAAATCTCCtgaagcaataaaataaaagcagtctGAATAAtcctaataaaataaagtgcagAGAATTTAGAGATTTTCTGCGGAACATTTTTAACCAGTTTATTTACTGGTGTGAGTGGACCCGGACTGGGTTTAATCTCATATGATGAATTCATATCTGGTTCTACGCTCTAAATATTCTTGTCCAAATATATTACTGGTTCTGTTGTATTTGGTCCACACCTGACTGCTTTTGGTTTTAGAGACTTTGACTTGCTCCAATCTGATTTTACTGGTCCTGGTTCTACTGGGTACGCCCAGATTTTCGTCTGAACTCTGTCTTTGATCATGTTTCAAATCTGGTGCCGCTGGTTTTGGTTTAATTGTTTACATTCCTGCAGAACCAGTACATGAATACCAGAATCTTCTACTGGTTCTCTGTTCTAACGGTCTCATCTGGTTCTAATCGGCTGCATCCCAACAATCAAAAGTCTTGATCTTGTTTTATTATGGTCTGGCCTaaaaggttctggttctggtatGGTATGAGTTTCTCTGTGGGTTGGTGGGTTCTGGTCTAGCTGCTCTGGTCTCTCTACAGTCGTGCTCTCCAATGGTGGGGTTGAATAcagtggttctggttctggtccaacCTCTTCTTGATTAATTGgttcctggttctggtctaacATTCTCTGGTCTCCCTGCAGATGTACTCTCCGATGGCAGGCGGTGGGATGGGTTCTGGTCTCGGCTCCATGTCGGGCTACATGTCCAGCAGCGGGACCACATCGGGCTCCTTCAACATGTCGTACAGTGGGACCGGTCTGAGCCCGGCCCATGTGGGGGGGATGGGTACCTCTGCTCCAGCTGCCATGTCAGGACTTGGTGGGGGTGTGGCCTCAATGGGCGGGGCTCTGAGCCCGTCCAGTATGAGCTCGGTGTCTGCCCAACAGGCCTCAATGGGTCTGAACCCATACGGGGGCATGAGTCCCACCATGAGCCCCAGCATGGCgtacggcggcggcggcgggctgaACCGTGGGCGCGACAACAAGGCGTTCAGACGGAGCTACCCGCATGCCAAGCCGCCCTACTCCTACATCTCACTGATCACCATGGCGATACAACAGGCGCCCAGCAAGATGCTGACGCTGAGCGAGATCTACCAGTGGATCATGGACCTGTTCCCGTACTACCGGCAGAACCAGCAGCGGTGGCAGAACTCCATCCGCCACTCGCTGTCCTTCAACGACTGCTTCGTCAAGGTGTCCCGCCTGCCGGACAAGCCGGGGAAGGGCTCGTACTGGACCCTGCACCCGGACTCGG is part of the Brachionichthys hirsutus isolate HB-005 chromosome 18, CSIRO-AGI_Bhir_v1, whole genome shotgun sequence genome and harbors:
- the foxa1 gene encoding hepatocyte nuclear factor 3-alpha yields the protein MLGTVKMEGHEAPDWSGYYSEEMYSPMAGGGMGSGLGSMSGYMSSSGTTSGSFNMSYSGTGLSPAHVGGMGTSAPAAMSGLGGGVASMGGALSPSSMSSVSAQQASMGLNPYGGMSPTMSPSMAYGGGGGLNRGRDNKAFRRSYPHAKPPYSYISLITMAIQQAPSKMLTLSEIYQWIMDLFPYYRQNQQRWQNSIRHSLSFNDCFVKVSRLPDKPGKGSYWTLHPDSGNMFENGCYLRRQKRFKCDKKMSPKSDCRKEQGGGASPSEDSMKPPGLLDASSQATLPPGLDLRGGVGGASDLKVSGSQLLSSLSLPPHSMAHESQLHLKGDPHYSFNHPFSINNLMSSSEQQHKLDLKAYEALQYSSYGAGGASGLGGRTIDSLEASYYQGVYPRPLLNTS